From Hyphomicrobiales bacterium, the proteins below share one genomic window:
- a CDS encoding 16S rRNA (uracil(1498)-N(3))-methyltransferase, whose amino-acid sequence MARYNYKMQRLYIDHPLLDGGEVVLDKNQSNYLINVLRMGVGAELLVFNGKDGEWLAVLEGASKKAAVLKTKEQTRPQPDASKLSYYFAPLKHARLDYMVQKAVEMGAGRLCPVFTDHTQVNRLNLERMRANAVEAAEQCGILAIPVVEEPTKLQPLIEGWPADDALVFCDESEEGDNPITLLQDVAGSNIGVLIGPEGGFSDNERTLLKAQNFVKTIPLGPRILRADTAAVAALAVVQAAIGDWVSKRN is encoded by the coding sequence ATGGCGCGCTATAACTACAAAATGCAACGGCTCTATATCGACCATCCACTACTGGATGGTGGTGAGGTGGTGCTTGATAAAAATCAATCAAATTACCTCATCAATGTGCTTCGCATGGGCGTGGGTGCAGAATTGCTGGTCTTTAACGGCAAAGACGGCGAATGGCTAGCCGTGCTTGAAGGTGCTTCGAAAAAAGCGGCGGTGCTAAAAACCAAAGAGCAAACCCGTCCGCAGCCTGATGCATCTAAGCTCAGCTATTACTTTGCGCCGTTAAAACACGCCCGCCTCGATTACATGGTGCAAAAGGCTGTTGAAATGGGGGCAGGGCGGCTTTGTCCGGTGTTTACAGATCACACACAGGTCAATCGCCTAAACCTTGAACGGATGCGAGCAAATGCTGTTGAGGCGGCGGAACAGTGTGGAATTTTAGCAATCCCTGTTGTTGAAGAACCGACCAAGTTGCAGCCTTTGATTGAGGGTTGGCCTGCCGATGATGCGCTGGTTTTTTGTGATGAAAGCGAAGAGGGCGACAACCCCATCACGCTTCTGCAGGATGTTGCAGGCAGCAATATTGGTGTGTTGATTGGGCCTGAAGGCGGGTTTAGTGACAATGAACGCACGCTTTTAAAAGCTCAAAATTTTGTGAAAACAATACCCCTTGGCCCACGCATATTGCGGGCAGATACCGCCGCTGTTGCAGCGCTTGCTGTGGTTCAGGCGGCCATTGGTGACTGGGTTTCAAAGCGCAACTAA
- the xseA gene encoding exodeoxyribonuclease VII large subunit: protein MSDNANSNASEFTVSEISRAVKKTVEDAYGYVRVRGEISGFSGPVRSGHSYFGLKDEKAKIDAIVWKGVYNKLKVKPEEGLEVIATGKLTTYPGTSKYQIIIESLEPAGVGALMALLEERKRKLTAEGLFDPARKQLLPYLPKVIGVITSPTGAVIRDIMHRLDDRFPTHVLLWPARVQGETCGNEVANAIRGFNAFDGSNGLVKPDLLIVARGGGSLEDLWGFNDEAVVRAAAESDIPLISAVGHETDWTLIDYASDQRAPTPTGAAEMAVPVRADLLAAIDDLDRRNKGAVGRNLENQKNNLRGLSRALPSLSSLLALPRQRLDEATGRLPRSIDGTMRDYRNRLSASQGRLSINTLAQSLDIARRRLTEQSGKAAAALRQRANIGRNQLTSASSRLTPNTLLRKVETHQTQLTQLHARADRATVTLQDRRRASFERVAGVLKLVSYESVLARGFALVRDGNNEPVRSVKGITAGAGYSVQLADGRAEMIGGTASPSTPSAPPAKPKAAKPKTTPNDNQGSLF from the coding sequence ATGAGCGATAACGCCAATAGCAACGCGAGCGAATTTACCGTCTCGGAAATATCCCGCGCCGTAAAGAAAACGGTAGAGGATGCTTATGGCTATGTGCGCGTGCGTGGCGAAATTTCTGGCTTCAGCGGGCCAGTCCGTTCAGGTCATTCATATTTTGGCTTGAAAGATGAGAAGGCAAAAATTGATGCGATTGTCTGGAAAGGCGTTTACAACAAGCTGAAAGTGAAACCGGAAGAAGGTTTAGAGGTGATTGCAACAGGCAAACTCACCACTTATCCTGGTACATCGAAATATCAAATTATCATCGAATCATTAGAGCCTGCCGGTGTTGGCGCTTTGATGGCTTTGCTTGAGGAGCGCAAACGTAAGCTCACGGCAGAAGGATTGTTTGATCCCGCCCGCAAGCAGCTTCTTCCCTATCTGCCAAAAGTCATCGGCGTGATCACCTCGCCAACGGGCGCAGTCATCCGCGATATTATGCACCGCCTCGATGACCGCTTTCCAACCCACGTGCTTTTATGGCCAGCAAGGGTGCAGGGTGAAACATGCGGCAATGAAGTGGCAAATGCCATTCGTGGCTTTAACGCTTTTGATGGCTCCAACGGATTGGTAAAACCCGACCTCTTGATTGTTGCGCGTGGTGGCGGATCACTTGAAGACCTTTGGGGCTTTAATGATGAAGCGGTTGTTCGCGCTGCAGCTGAAAGCGATATTCCGCTGATTTCCGCTGTTGGCCACGAAACAGATTGGACACTGATTGACTATGCCAGCGATCAACGCGCACCAACACCAACGGGTGCTGCTGAAATGGCGGTTCCTGTGCGGGCTGACCTTTTGGCTGCGATCGATGATTTAGACAGACGCAACAAGGGTGCAGTTGGTCGCAACCTTGAAAACCAGAAGAACAATCTGCGCGGTCTTTCCCGTGCATTGCCTTCCCTGTCATCCTTGCTCGCCCTACCAAGGCAGCGGCTTGATGAAGCAACGGGCCGCCTACCCCGTTCAATAGATGGCACGATGCGGGATTATCGAAATCGGTTGAGCGCATCACAAGGACGGCTTTCCATCAACACGCTGGCGCAGTCGCTTGATATTGCGCGGCGGCGGCTCACGGAGCAAAGCGGCAAGGCAGCAGCGGCTCTTCGCCAGCGAGCAAACATCGGGCGCAACCAACTTACCTCTGCAAGTTCGCGCCTGACGCCGAATACACTGCTTCGCAAAGTTGAGACCCACCAAACACAACTCACCCAACTCCACGCCCGTGCTGATCGTGCGACAGTGACACTGCAAGACAGGCGCCGTGCATCCTTTGAGCGGGTCGCAGGGGTTTTGAAATTGGTATCTTATGAAAGTGTACTTGCCCGTGGCTTTGCTTTGGTGCGTGATGGCAACAACGAACCTGTTAGATCCGTTAAAGGCATTACGGCAGGTGCAGGCTATAGCGTGCAATTGGCAGATGGTCGCGCTGAGATGATTGGCGGCACTGCTTCACCTTCAACGCCGAGCGCACCACCAGCGAAACCAAAAGCTGCCAAGCCGAAAACAACGCCTAATGATAATCAGGGCAGTTTGTTTTAA
- a CDS encoding phasin family protein has translation MATAKTKTAPKTATEAKGATTDAFAFPTPSFDSFGPAFQGMADESLAKGKEAFDKFTSASEEAKDALEVTFEKTRNSVIELNEKTMSVAETNSKAALEHAKEVMSVKSFTDVLELQAAFVKKQMGVFQDQAQAFQEMTTNAAQEATQPYQAAFEKSLNAFKPA, from the coding sequence ATGGCAACCGCTAAAACAAAGACAGCTCCAAAAACTGCAACTGAAGCTAAAGGCGCAACAACAGACGCGTTTGCATTCCCAACACCGTCTTTTGATTCTTTCGGCCCAGCTTTCCAAGGCATGGCAGACGAGAGCCTTGCTAAAGGCAAAGAAGCTTTTGACAAATTCACATCTGCTTCTGAAGAAGCTAAAGATGCGTTGGAAGTAACTTTTGAAAAAACGCGCAACAGCGTGATTGAACTCAATGAGAAAACAATGAGCGTTGCAGAGACAAATTCAAAAGCGGCTCTTGAGCATGCTAAAGAAGTGATGTCTGTGAAGAGCTTTACGGATGTACTCGAATTGCAAGCAGCTTTCGTTAAAAAGCAAATGGGTGTTTTCCAAGATCAGGCGCAAGCGTTTCAGGAAATGACAACAAATGCTGCTCAAGAAGCAACACAACCTTATCAAGCTGCGTTCGAAAAATCATTGAACGCATTCAAACCTGCGTAA
- a CDS encoding PAS domain-containing protein, whose amino-acid sequence MSTPTKTFGIALTNHKVSKALFNENPAWLWAPEGDRLLWANEAGCRFFGTKSITDLLSRSFRRISPASIEINRLGKSKNFNKTISRKMKFLRGMKAVSVKAELTHLKLSDGTTGVLVEVDAPEKKFDENDHQKNALRFIKLFSRSELSVALLSEDGGRLQESNEFRDADVSKKVLRNLAKALEDQDIASISLNDGAQAIIGYAQRKKKGALTSIFAIIEDVVVEEETIAATDDAVIVEDIAEIPEQEGQLEHVNALADEAETTAPDGIELDVDTQPEDDTGSEVDDNDDATLGIGAAAAGIAAGAAISAGEVLNNDTDVNEDEASDETPVDTDVEDEVTASTTIDAEEQAADLVEDNADTYDTASTDDNVDTGDHSENDDTSTSEKPTRFLFEFDLDSNLKSLSPEFHKAMSTDDDAFVGSSWGELSQTMKLDADGKIARHLKGQAIWTETSYWPLNEAGADEDAPKRVPISLTAMPVFDRNRLFQGFRGFGTMDWENVAVHPELDALVIVEETDVSENAEDEWETFVATTPLSGDDEGNIDRSTGLGGSEDASEQELDWGQSSDDDEDDAERFRAELNDQDGDDNVRNTVVHLTDQPTANDDDNIIRLHGNGRGLKDVSEEDAQNGNLSKPEQKTFKQIADVLSSEITHKDDKNSSDNDAPSSDDKTLQDSIDLAAANAIEGSPRIKTNNKSVDDRAAELLNKKTDTEDAKSDKPVGKIAKGLGAGAAAILGVNSLKKSSVQKDDVANDMESTTEDGEADEDHIFQPKSPSVGDATEQKVAAESVDDEPHGILNRLPLGLIVSRQRNVLFANQAVLDFLGYNSIDELIENGGVNTLFKPEITAETSDELDMFKRLVVKADEQEEPMTQVVRAKMADGSTANVDVRLQSGDWQGEQALLLTLSAHLEQSDEAQSEESKVSKLIGQSTDVMDIASDGIIIVDNSGDVIHANASAEALFGRDRREMRNLSFSSLFAEESQRSVSDYLDGLSSNGVASVLNDGREVIGREANGGLMPLFMTIGKLDDENNKENKGYCAVLRDITQWKRAEEELIESRRIAENANAQKSDFLAKVSHEIRTPLNAIIGFSEVMMEERFGEMNNPRYLGYARDIHNSGEHLISLVNDLLDLSKIEAGKLDLTFASVQLNELIREAVAIMQPDANKDRIIIRTSLEDSLPNVVADARSIRQIALNLLSNAVKFTNSGGQVIISTALEENGEVSIRVRDTGIGMSEAELEIALEPFRQVGTESHGKANGTGLGLPLTKALVEANRAKFVINSRVDYGTLIHVTFPNERVLAQ is encoded by the coding sequence ATGAGCACCCCTACCAAAACGTTCGGCATCGCTCTCACGAACCATAAAGTGTCAAAGGCATTGTTCAACGAAAACCCGGCATGGCTTTGGGCGCCTGAGGGTGATCGTCTTTTATGGGCAAATGAAGCGGGTTGCCGCTTTTTCGGTACCAAGTCGATCACTGACTTGCTTTCGCGTTCCTTCAGAAGAATTTCGCCTGCATCGATTGAAATCAATCGGTTGGGTAAAAGCAAAAACTTCAACAAGACCATCTCCCGCAAAATGAAATTTTTGCGTGGCATGAAGGCTGTTTCGGTTAAGGCAGAATTGACGCACTTAAAATTGAGCGACGGCACAACAGGCGTTTTGGTAGAAGTTGATGCACCAGAAAAGAAATTTGACGAGAACGATCACCAGAAAAACGCGCTTCGTTTCATCAAACTATTTTCACGCAGTGAACTCTCTGTCGCCTTGCTGTCTGAGGACGGCGGGCGTTTGCAAGAATCCAATGAATTTCGTGATGCAGATGTGAGCAAAAAGGTTCTGCGTAATTTAGCAAAAGCGTTAGAAGACCAAGATATCGCATCAATCTCACTAAACGACGGCGCGCAAGCAATTATCGGCTATGCACAGCGCAAAAAGAAAGGTGCCCTCACCTCAATCTTTGCAATCATCGAAGATGTTGTTGTTGAAGAGGAAACAATCGCCGCAACCGACGATGCTGTGATTGTAGAAGATATTGCTGAAATTCCAGAGCAAGAAGGACAGCTAGAGCACGTTAATGCGCTCGCTGACGAAGCAGAAACGACTGCGCCAGATGGCATTGAACTGGACGTCGACACTCAACCGGAAGACGACACGGGGTCGGAAGTCGATGACAATGATGACGCCACCCTTGGCATTGGCGCAGCTGCAGCAGGTATCGCGGCAGGTGCTGCGATTAGTGCAGGTGAAGTGCTGAACAACGATACTGATGTAAACGAAGATGAAGCATCAGACGAAACGCCAGTTGATACTGATGTCGAAGACGAAGTAACTGCCTCCACAACCATTGATGCTGAAGAGCAAGCGGCTGATCTCGTGGAAGACAACGCAGACACTTACGATACAGCAAGCACAGATGACAATGTGGACACGGGTGATCATTCAGAAAATGACGACACATCAACAAGCGAAAAGCCTACCCGCTTTTTGTTTGAGTTTGACCTCGACAGCAATTTAAAATCACTCTCGCCAGAATTTCACAAGGCCATGAGCACCGATGACGATGCCTTTGTCGGATCAAGTTGGGGCGAACTTTCGCAAACAATGAAGCTTGATGCCGACGGTAAAATTGCCCGCCATCTTAAAGGCCAAGCGATTTGGACTGAAACCAGTTACTGGCCACTAAATGAGGCTGGCGCTGACGAAGACGCCCCTAAACGCGTTCCAATCTCGCTCACCGCTATGCCTGTGTTTGATCGAAACAGATTATTCCAGGGCTTTAGAGGTTTTGGAACAATGGACTGGGAAAATGTCGCGGTTCACCCAGAGCTTGACGCGCTGGTAATCGTTGAAGAAACCGACGTGAGCGAAAACGCTGAAGATGAATGGGAAACCTTTGTCGCAACAACGCCATTGTCTGGCGATGATGAAGGCAACATTGACCGCAGCACTGGCCTCGGTGGTTCTGAAGATGCCAGTGAACAAGAACTTGACTGGGGGCAATCCTCTGATGATGACGAGGACGACGCTGAACGTTTTCGTGCAGAGCTTAATGATCAAGACGGCGATGACAACGTCCGCAATACCGTGGTTCATCTTACTGACCAACCCACAGCAAACGATGATGACAATATCATCCGATTGCATGGCAATGGCCGAGGCTTAAAAGACGTTAGTGAAGAGGATGCTCAAAACGGCAATTTGAGCAAACCAGAACAAAAAACATTCAAGCAAATCGCAGATGTTTTGAGTTCAGAAATCACACATAAAGACGACAAGAATTCTTCGGATAATGATGCTCCTTCAAGCGATGACAAGACTTTGCAAGACAGCATTGATTTGGCCGCTGCTAACGCCATTGAGGGATCGCCTAGAATTAAGACGAATAACAAATCCGTTGATGATCGCGCCGCTGAACTACTCAATAAGAAGACCGATACAGAAGACGCTAAAAGCGACAAGCCTGTTGGTAAGATTGCCAAAGGGCTGGGCGCTGGCGCCGCAGCAATTTTGGGCGTTAATAGCCTCAAGAAATCATCGGTTCAAAAAGACGATGTCGCAAACGATATGGAAAGCACCACCGAAGACGGTGAAGCAGATGAAGACCATATTTTTCAGCCAAAATCACCTTCAGTAGGCGATGCTACCGAGCAAAAAGTAGCGGCTGAGTCAGTTGATGATGAACCGCATGGAATTTTAAACCGATTGCCACTCGGCCTTATTGTCTCAAGACAACGCAATGTGCTTTTTGCCAATCAAGCTGTCCTAGATTTCCTAGGGTATAATTCTATCGACGAGTTAATCGAAAATGGCGGCGTCAACACGCTGTTCAAGCCTGAAATAACAGCAGAAACCAGTGATGAACTAGACATGTTCAAACGGCTTGTTGTGAAAGCAGATGAGCAAGAAGAACCAATGACACAAGTCGTTCGCGCCAAGATGGCCGACGGTTCAACCGCCAATGTCGATGTCCGCTTACAATCTGGCGACTGGCAGGGCGAACAAGCTTTGCTACTCACTTTATCGGCGCACCTTGAGCAATCAGATGAGGCCCAAAGCGAAGAAAGCAAAGTCTCCAAGCTCATTGGTCAATCCACCGATGTGATGGATATCGCATCCGATGGCATTATCATTGTCGATAATTCAGGCGATGTTATCCATGCCAATGCAAGCGCTGAAGCCTTGTTCGGCAGAGACCGCCGCGAAATGCGCAATTTGAGTTTCTCATCTCTCTTCGCCGAAGAAAGCCAGCGCTCAGTTAGCGACTATCTCGATGGTCTTTCAAGCAATGGTGTTGCCAGTGTTTTGAATGACGGACGCGAGGTGATTGGACGCGAAGCAAATGGTGGCTTGATGCCGTTGTTCATGACCATTGGTAAGTTGGACGATGAGAACAACAAAGAAAACAAAGGCTATTGCGCCGTGTTGCGTGATATCACCCAGTGGAAACGTGCTGAAGAAGAGCTGATTGAAAGCCGCCGTATCGCAGAAAATGCTAACGCGCAGAAATCAGATTTCCTTGCCAAAGTAAGCCACGAAATCCGCACGCCGCTAAATGCCATCATCGGCTTTTCTGAAGTTATGATGGAAGAGCGCTTTGGGGAGATGAATAACCCACGCTATTTAGGATATGCCCGCGATATTCATAATTCTGGCGAACACCTCATCAGTCTTGTGAATGATCTTTTGGATCTTTCCAAAATTGAAGCTGGCAAACTCGACCTCACCTTCGCCTCAGTGCAGCTTAATGAACTAATCCGTGAAGCTGTGGCGATTATGCAACCAGATGCAAACAAAGACCGCATTATCATTCGTACAAGTTTGGAAGATAGCCTGCCAAATGTGGTGGCAGATGCCCGTTCAATCAGGCAGATCGCGCTCAACCTTTTGTCGAACGCTGTGAAATTTACAAATTCTGGCGGGCAAGTCATCATTTCAACCGCATTAGAGGAAAATGGTGAAGTCAGCATACGGGTTCGTGACACGGGTATTGGCATGAGCGAAGCAGAATTAGAGATTGCCCTTGAACCTTTCCGCCAAGTCGGCACAGAAAGCCACGGAAAAGCAAATGGCACAGGCCTCGGTCTTCCACTGACCAAAGCATTGGTTGAAGCAAACCGCGCCAAATTCGTCATCAACTCGCGAGTTGATTATGGGACATTGATCCATGTGACATTCCCAAATGAACGGGTTTTGGCACAATAA